One window of the Dehalococcoidia bacterium genome contains the following:
- the gatB gene encoding Asp-tRNA(Asn)/Glu-tRNA(Gln) amidotransferase subunit GatB, which translates to MEFEAVIGLEIHVELNCATKMFCDCPNRPGDEPNVNTCPTCLWFPSAMPRFSREALEKASLLCLGLGAELQPRSAFDQKVYYYPDLPKGFQLSQAHLPLSRGGGIDITDESGKPKRLRIHHIHMEEDVAKLMHEMEGRLPISLVDFNRAGAPLVEIVTEPDFRTPYEAMEFLKALRTQVRYVGSSECSMENGTMRVDANISIRPRGSTEMNTKVEVKNMNSVRHVGDAIAYEIGRQTADVQAGEDVILHTRLWDPDKKVTLPMRAKFEGPCVPDPSVPVIELSPDWIEKMRLRLPEMPAARTERFIKQHGLTGEEARFLSSDPEVAVYFEAVIGQGIAPRTAMHWLTTQLLPAVKERQQELSSSTVTPSRFAALLNMLAKDEINANAAREVLALLFDTDEAPESIVSARGFKQVSDTSALDSLIDKVLGEQAAAVNDVRNGQGKAMGFLVGQVMQASGGKANPKIIRELLAKKLGATS; encoded by the coding sequence ATGGAATTCGAAGCGGTAATCGGATTGGAAATACACGTTGAACTCAATTGCGCGACCAAGATGTTTTGCGATTGTCCCAACCGTCCCGGCGACGAACCCAACGTCAATACCTGCCCGACATGCCTGTGGTTTCCGAGCGCCATGCCCCGGTTCAGCCGGGAGGCTCTGGAAAAAGCATCACTTTTATGTCTGGGACTGGGCGCCGAACTTCAGCCCAGGAGCGCATTTGACCAGAAGGTTTACTATTACCCGGATTTGCCCAAAGGCTTCCAATTATCTCAGGCTCATCTGCCTCTTTCTCGCGGCGGCGGAATCGACATCACGGATGAAAGCGGCAAGCCCAAAAGATTACGTATTCATCATATCCACATGGAGGAAGACGTCGCCAAATTGATGCATGAAATGGAAGGACGACTGCCGATAAGTCTGGTTGATTTCAACCGGGCCGGCGCGCCGCTTGTAGAGATCGTCACGGAGCCGGATTTCCGCACGCCCTATGAGGCGATGGAGTTCCTCAAGGCACTGCGCACACAGGTGCGTTACGTTGGATCCTCCGAGTGCAGCATGGAGAACGGCACGATGCGCGTCGATGCCAATATCTCCATACGTCCGCGGGGAAGCACGGAGATGAACACCAAGGTGGAAGTTAAAAACATGAATTCCGTCCGCCACGTAGGCGACGCCATAGCGTACGAGATAGGCCGCCAAACAGCGGACGTACAGGCGGGCGAAGACGTGATTCTGCATACCCGTCTCTGGGACCCGGACAAAAAAGTCACTCTCCCGATGCGCGCCAAGTTTGAAGGCCCGTGTGTTCCCGACCCCTCGGTTCCGGTCATCGAGCTGTCGCCAGACTGGATCGAGAAGATGCGTTTACGCCTTCCTGAAATGCCCGCAGCAAGGACCGAGCGTTTCATAAAACAGCACGGACTTACCGGTGAAGAGGCAAGATTCCTAAGTTCCGATCCGGAGGTCGCGGTTTATTTTGAGGCCGTGATCGGGCAGGGGATTGCGCCGCGCACGGCCATGCACTGGCTCACCACGCAACTGCTGCCGGCCGTGAAGGAACGTCAGCAGGAACTCAGCAGTTCAACTGTGACCCCAAGCCGATTTGCCGCGCTGCTCAATATGCTTGCGAAGGACGAGATCAACGCCAACGCGGCGCGTGAGGTGCTTGCCCTTTTGTTTGATACTGATGAAGCACCGGAATCCATCGTGAGCGCTCGTGGATTCAAGCAGGTTTCTGATACGTCAGCCCTCGATTCGCTGATCGATAAGGTGCTGGGAGAACAGGCGGCGGCCGTAAACGATGTCAGGAACGGCCAGGGTAAAGCCATGGGTTTTCTGGTCGGACAGGTTATGCAAGCTTCTGGCGGCAAAGCCAATCCAAAGATAATACGCGAGTTGCTCGCAAAAAAACTTGGGGCCACCTCATAG